A region of the Spirochaetota bacterium genome:
ACGTGGTTTGCTTTTTAAAAAAACTAAGGATGGTGTTGCAAAATACGGCGCAATTCCTTTCATACATGGAGTTTTTGAATTTCAGGTAAAACGACTGAGCAAAGACCTTGCGTTACTTTTAGAACAATACTATGAAGAAGGATTGTCATATGCAGTAGGTAAAAGTACAAACATGTTCTTGCGTCCGGTGCCAGTAAATGAATCCATTGAAACAAAAAGCACCGTTGCCCCTTTTGAAGATGCAGCATCAATTATACGTCAGGCTTCAGTAATAGCGGTTGCAGATTGTATATGCCGTAAAGAAAAAAAGATAATAGGCAAAGGCTGCGATAAACCCATGGAAACCTGTCTTATGTTTGGTTCCATGGCTGAGTATTACATTGAAAACAATTTAGGAAGAAAAATTAGTGCAGATGAGGCCATAGATATTGTTAAAAAAGCCCAAAAGCTTGGGATGGTAACCCAACCCGGTACCGCTCAAAATCCTGCTGGCATGTGCAGTTGCTGTGGTGATTGTTGTGCAGTACTATTATCAATTAAACGATTTCCAAAGCCTGCTGAAATGGTTTTTTCAAATTACTATGCACAGAGCAATGACAATTGTACAGCTTGTGGCAATTGTGTTGACATGTGCCAAATGGAAGCAATTGAAATTACCGACATAGCCAACGTTAACAAAAACCGCTGTATTGGCTGTGGATTATGTGTAATAGCATGTCCTAACGACGCAATCAAACTGGTACAAAAATCCAGCGAAAAGAAAATACCACCAAAAACTAGTGGCGAACAGATGATGGAAATGGCAAAACAACGGGGAATTCTTAAATAAACTATTTATCTAAGTACATAAAATGTATAATTGATTATATAAATTATTCATTGATTATATAAATTATTCTTTGAACACTTTCAAAGCTGTGTAATTTATATTTGTTATATTTTTTAAGTATAACTATCATTGTTGACTTTTATTTATTATGTCATTAACATATCATTATAATGACATATCATGTAATGTATATTAATGCTATATATAAAATACACTGATTTTAAAAATAAATCAAAAGATTACATTGATAGGGTTGAGGAAGGTCAAGATTTTATTATTATACGCAAAGGCAAGCCTGTTGCACGATTAATGCCAATTGATATCAATAAATCACATAGATGGAAACCTAATATAAAAAAAATCTCACTAAAAACAAAAACTACTCTTGATTATATTCAGGAAGAACGCAATAGTTAATGAACCAGAATCTATTCTTTGATACACCAGCATTAATAAAACGATATATTGATGAAAACGGCTCTCAGCAAGTAGATTATTAATTTGCAAATGCTATTTTCGTTTCTGTTATCACAGAATTAGAGACATATTAAACATTGCGACTAATATTCAACGATGGACTAATTACAAAAAAAATTATACGCCAAATTGATAAAGATTTACAATATTTCACAATTATTGATATTAATGAATCAATACTCATAATTGATAAAAGTATGTCACTCAACTGCTATGACAACTTCTTTGCAACATTGTGGTCTTCAACTTTAGTTTTCAACAACGTCAAATACGGTACCACAACATCATTTTTAAAACTGCCAGTACCATCATAAGTTATGCTGACAACCGGCACACCTGTAACCTCATAAATTCTCTGTGCCATTGCTTCAGTGATAAGCGACGGACAGCAGAATGCAGGGCTTGTCTGCACAAATAGCTGAATATCGGGGTAATGCTGCAATAGTGCAAAGATCTTAATGAGATTGTCAAACGACTCGCCTGTATGATGCATGGTCACACCAAACTGTGACAGAACTTTCTCAAAATCAACAGTATATACTGGATTTGGTTCATTGAGTAGTGTTTCAAAATAGCTGTAGTATTTCTTTTCCATAAGTTCAACAGCTGTTAGTAATGTTTTGCCAGTAACTATCGCCCCGTACTTTCCTTCCCTGAACCATTTTTTAAAGTAAGGATTTGCAATCATCTTTGCATAGTAATTATATGGTGTTGTGATAACCTCACCACCATGCGTTTCAATAAACTTAATCAAATTTTGATTCATCACATCATTGTCACGAACATACAAGTCGCCAAATATTGCTACTTTGGGGCGAAAGTTGCGTTTTACTTTGATAGCTTGAAAGCGTTTAACCATATTGCTCAAAGCTTGTGACCATTCAATTTCATCTTTGAATGCCAATTCAAATTCCTGCATTGTTTGTTCTAAAGCCTGGTCAACCAAACCCTTATTGACCTCATATGGCCTATAGTGACAACCTACTCTTCGCAGCAGTCCACTGAACATAAATGCAAAATAGGTGTAAATAGCTGCTTTAACCGAAACTTCTCTGAATGATATATCCCCAACAAATACTTTAGTATGTTCAAATCCTTTGCCATAGCTATCGAATATAGTTTTGATAAAATATGGATACATTCGTATATTACATGATATTTCTGAATTTGCCATCCACAGAATAGTGTGTGCAGGATTTAGATTATTCTTTTCAACATAATCGATATATTCATAGGCTATGATATTAAGTGGTATACACTGGCCAGTATTTGTGCGTGTACCTTTTGCTATCATAGCATCATCTTCATACAGGATGTGTGCATCAATGCCCTCGCGTTGCAGGTTAGCTTTCAGCAAGCGCGCTGCCATTATATCCCAATTTGGCAAAAGTACTGTTTTTCCTTTTAGTGATTCGCGAGTTACTGATGGAACAACCGTTACATCAGTTGTTTGTATCCTTGATGATGCATAATGATTGGTAAACGAACGGATAGCTGCCTCAATACGAGTTTGGTATCCTACCGTTGAATCGTGCTCATCAAGCTGTAAGATAAGGTATGGCTTACCTGCCTTATCCATTATGCGCTTGAAGTACTCCATCACAAATGAATCAGGCGCACATTTAAACGATGTCAACAGCACCGGATACATGCCTTGTGTTTTTGATATTACATACGCTGTTTCAATAATCTTTGAAGCATAATGCCAGTGAAATGCCTTGAGTAAATCTTGTATTTCATCAACATCATCTGTGGCATCAATCATATCCTGATACAATACAGGCACACCACAATTTACAAAAATTGAAGGTATTGACTTATTCATTGATTGTAGAAGCACATTATATGGCCTCCCAAGCAAAACCACTGCTATACCTTTATGGGATTGCATAAATTGCTTTCCTGCTTCTAAAATTTTCTTTTTCTTTTCTTTATGTTCAGTGTGTGCCTGTTCAAACGCTATCATAACATCAATATAGTTTACATCTGGTTTTATTGCTTTGCATGCTTTATACAATGCAATACGGCTTTGTAATGGCTCAATTTCATAATTTAAAATTGGCGATAGTAACTGTGCATTACCCTTATGTATAATCTTGCCTAATGAAGGTGCAAACTGTGTATAATAGCAGTACTGACGACGAGCACCCCAAGGAGCATCTTTTTCTAAATAAAATGGTGCGAAAATAAACTCACATTTATCAGCCAGATAGGTTATATGACCATGAAACGCAGCCATAGGGGCGCAGAACTCTGCCTGAGCAAGTCGTTTACCTGCAGATACAGGATCATCATAGTCTACACTGGTGGTAACACGAATTCCCAATCGATTAAAAAAATCAATCCACAAGTCAAGCTCATCAACGAGATGCAATGCTGCAGGTACACCCACTGTAGCTGTTTTTTGTGTTGTTTTCAAAGATACAATTTTCTTTCGTTCTTTAGTAAAATCAAATATACCTTTTGTTTTATTCACATACCGTTTATAGTGATAATCTCTACCACATAAGAAACCAAACGCTACAATGTCATTATCTATAGTAGCCACTTTAAGTTTACAGTGGTTTGTACACAGTGTACAAACTTCATTTCTGATAGGTATATCTTTCTTATACAGGTCAATTCCACGGAATTTTGTCTTTCCTTTTAATGTTTCCATTACTTCTAGTGCACAACCCAGCGCACCAGTTAAGTGACAGTACTTTGACACAAAGATTGGTTTCTGCAATCGCTGTTCAAAAGCCGCTACCAGTGCTTTGTTTTTTGCCGTTGCACCCTGGAAGCATACTACGTTGCCAATTTTGGCCTCTCCTGAAACCTTTGATAAATAATTTTCTACTACTGAATGCAGAACAGTTGCTAAAAGCTCTTCAGTTGAATACCCTTTGCTCATCAGGTAATTAATATCTCTCTCCATAAATACGGTGCAGCGGTCGCTGGCAAGTGGTGACCTTTTACCCAATGCCCTACCAGCATATTCAGTTAAAGTACACCCTAATTTATATGCCTGCTCTTCAATAAAGCTTCCTGTACCGGCAGCACACACATTGTTCATCTGCGAGAACACTACATTACCATTTTTTATCATGGTAAACTTTGAATCCTGCCCACCTATTTCTATGATGGTATCAACCTCAGGATTCAACGCAACAGCTGCCTTTGCGTGAGCTGAAATTTCATCAAGTATTACATCAGCACCAATGAGCGTTCCTATGAACTTTCGCCCCGAACCTGTTGTTGCAGCCCCCTTAATTGTGAGTTCTACACTGTTACGCTTTACATAATCATCAAGCGCCTCAAATAATGACTGCACAGCTTCAAATGGCTTACCGGCAGTTCGTGTATAAAAACCTGCTAATATATTTCCGGAGCTATCGGTTACCGCCATTTTTGTGCTGGTGGAACCTATATCAATACCAATAAAACATTCAGCATGCAAAGCAAACGTTGAATAAATATCCACTTCAACATCGTGCTTTGAATGATAGACGTATGATTCAATGCCA
Encoded here:
- a CDS encoding type II toxin-antitoxin system Phd/YefM family antitoxin, translated to MLYIKYTDFKNKSKDYIDRVEEGQDFIIIRKGKPVARLMPIDINKSHRWKPNIKKISLKTKTTLDYIQEERNS
- a CDS encoding 4Fe-4S binding protein, which codes for MEDIYTALQKRLDMYSLGFPETQSKIEITILKKLFSEDDAKLFLELSPMLETAESIAARTGRKVNELATHLEDMVKRGLLFKKTKDGVAKYGAIPFIHGVFEFQVKRLSKDLALLLEQYYEEGLSYAVGKSTNMFLRPVPVNESIETKSTVAPFEDAASIIRQASVIAVADCICRKEKKIIGKGCDKPMETCLMFGSMAEYYIENNLGRKISADEAIDIVKKAQKLGMVTQPGTAQNPAGMCSCCGDCCAVLLSIKRFPKPAEMVFSNYYAQSNDNCTACGNCVDMCQMEAIEITDIANVNKNRCIGCGLCVIACPNDAIKLVQKSSEKKIPPKTSGEQMMEMAKQRGILK
- a CDS encoding acyl-CoA dehydratase activase — protein: MDTQSQDMVKLFAGVDAGSTTLSIVIMDEHKNIRDIYYGYHHGKIKELVQQYFDAQKITKVHGIAITSSTPKIINAALLNTQVAYVQAAKEYIPHIRTLIIIGGEKFGVIEFDENGNYVQYRGNTSCAAGTGAFLDQQARRLQLAGSDHLSQLAIKNVGDMPKIASRCAVFAKTDLIHVQQEGYTVYEIADGLCYGLARNIADTLFSGTAPVEPVAVVGGVSLNKAVIRHLESILGTSIIVPELSHLYGSIGAALWAVSNADDGILLTFNDEQNKKEYHYKPLDLIISQYPDFCGIESYVYHSKHDVEVDIYSTFALHAECFIGIDIGSTSTKMAVTDSSGNILAGFYTRTAGKPFEAVQSLFEALDDYVKRNSVELTIKGAATTGSGRKFIGTLIGADVILDEISAHAKAAVALNPEVDTIIEIGGQDSKFTMIKNGNVVFSQMNNVCAAGTGSFIEEQAYKLGCTLTEYAGRALGKRSPLASDRCTVFMERDINYLMSKGYSTEELLATVLHSVVENYLSKVSGEAKIGNVVCFQGATAKNKALVAAFEQRLQKPIFVSKYCHLTGALGCALEVMETLKGKTKFRGIDLYKKDIPIRNEVCTLCTNHCKLKVATIDNDIVAFGFLCGRDYHYKRYVNKTKGIFDFTKERKKIVSLKTTQKTATVGVPAALHLVDELDLWIDFFNRLGIRVTTSVDYDDPVSAGKRLAQAEFCAPMAAFHGHITYLADKCEFIFAPFYLEKDAPWGARRQYCYYTQFAPSLGKIIHKGNAQLLSPILNYEIEPLQSRIALYKACKAIKPDVNYIDVMIAFEQAHTEHKEKKKKILEAGKQFMQSHKGIAVVLLGRPYNVLLQSMNKSIPSIFVNCGVPVLYQDMIDATDDVDEIQDLLKAFHWHYASKIIETAYVISKTQGMYPVLLTSFKCAPDSFVMEYFKRIMDKAGKPYLILQLDEHDSTVGYQTRIEAAIRSFTNHYASSRIQTTDVTVVPSVTRESLKGKTVLLPNWDIMAARLLKANLQREGIDAHILYEDDAMIAKGTRTNTGQCIPLNIIAYEYIDYVEKNNLNPAHTILWMANSEISCNIRMYPYFIKTIFDSYGKGFEHTKVFVGDISFREVSVKAAIYTYFAFMFSGLLRRVGCHYRPYEVNKGLVDQALEQTMQEFELAFKDEIEWSQALSNMVKRFQAIKVKRNFRPKVAIFGDLYVRDNDVMNQNLIKFIETHGGEVITTPYNYYAKMIANPYFKKWFREGKYGAIVTGKTLLTAVELMEKKYYSYFETLLNEPNPVYTVDFEKVLSQFGVTMHHTGESFDNLIKIFALLQHYPDIQLFVQTSPAFCCPSLITEAMAQRIYEVTGVPVVSITYDGTGSFKNDVVVPYLTLLKTKVEDHNVAKKLS